In Bdellovibrionota bacterium, the following are encoded in one genomic region:
- a CDS encoding rhomboid family intramembrane serine protease, which produces HRISTLIFIFFFVRVVPIPAFFFLGFWFLLQVLQSRMGGPVAWWAHIGGFLVGMIFVGVFLRQKRRSP; this is translated from the coding sequence CACCGAATCTCCACGCTGATCTTCATTTTCTTTTTTGTGCGCGTCGTTCCGATTCCAGCGTTCTTCTTTCTGGGATTTTGGTTTCTTCTGCAGGTCCTTCAATCGCGCATGGGCGGACCGGTGGCTTGGTGGGCGCATATCGGCGGATTCCTTGTCGGCATGATCTTCGTGGGTGTATTCCTTCGCCAGAAACGCCGCAGTCCATGA